A part of Phoenix dactylifera cultivar Barhee BC4 chromosome 2, palm_55x_up_171113_PBpolish2nd_filt_p, whole genome shotgun sequence genomic DNA contains:
- the LOC103719592 gene encoding prostaglandin E synthase 2: MRRAQSVFSTLLSRNLLTSSSAATAAAAAAAERTLLRPALYSTATTSPRSRWWSSPSPPASFPSKSVPVGLAGALSFSLTLVSAADAKEPPSPELLPKDVVLYQYEACPFCNKVKAFLDYYDIPYKIVEVNPLSKKEIKWSDYKKVPILVVDGEQLVDSSDIVNKLSHRLHPDNSVVDEEEAKWRSWVDEHLVHVLSPNIYRTTSEALESFDYIAKHGNFSTTERFAAKYAGAAIMYIISKKLKKKYNITDERAALYEAAETWTRALNGRDFLGGSKPNLADLAVFGVLRPIRYLKAGRDMVENTHIGEWYQRMETAVGEPAGIKA, translated from the exons ATGAGAAGGGCTCAGAGCGTTTTCTCCACGCTCCTCTCCCGCAATCTTCTTACTTCTTCCTCCGCCgccacggcggcggcggcggcggcggcggagcggACGCTCCTCCGCCCGGCGCTGTACAGCACCGCCACCACTTCGCCGCGGTCGCGGTGGTGgtcctctccttctccacccGCCTCCTTCCCTTCGAAGTCCGTGCCCGTTGGACTCGCGGGGGCTCTCTCCTTCTCGCTGACCCTGGTCTCGGCGGCGGATGCCAAGGAGCCGCCCTCCCCCGAGCTCCTCCCCAAAGACGTCGTCCTCTACCAGTACGAGGCCTGCCCCTTCTGCAACAAGGTTAAAG CTTTTTTAGATTATTATGACATACCATACAAAATTGTGGAGGTCAACCCCTTAAGTAAGAAGGAGATCAAGTGGTCTGATTATAAAAAGGTTCCAATATTGGTTGTGGATGGTGAACAGCTGGTTGACTCATCGG ATATTGTTAACAAGTTAAGCCATAGGCTTCATCCTGATAACTCTGTTGTTGATGAGGAGGAAGCAAAGTGGCGTAG CTGGGTCGATGAGCATCTTGTTCATGTATTATCACCAAACATATACCGGACTACTTCAGAGGCGCTGGAATCCTTTGATTACATAGCCAAACATG GCAACTTTAGCACTACAGAGAGGTTTGCAGCAAAATATGCTGGGGCTGCTATCATGTACATAATTTCCAAGAAACTAAAGAAGAAATATAACATCACTGATGAGCGTGCTGCTTTGTATGAAGCTGCAGAAACATGGACAAGAGCTCTTAACGGAAGAGATTTTCTTG GAGGATCCAAGCCTAATTTAGCAGATCTTGCTGTATTTGGAGTTCTAAGACCTATCCGATACCTAAAGGCTGGTAGAGACATGGTGGAGAACACACATATTGGTGAATGGTACCAAAGGATGGAAACTGCTGTAGGAGAGCCTGCAGGAATTAAGGCTTAG
- the LOC113463563 gene encoding E3 ubiquitin-protein ligase BOI-like — translation MEGGLLPSDLYQPYQQQRQQMMMGLFSSPSPPATVAPPSNSPASFPLFMDQSLTNLLEKQRNETDQYLRLQSNLLRAALHQQRKQHMASLLRSLESKSSILLSQKEGELVKARKRIMEVEACLRRAEEERETWQRIARENEAMAVSLNRILEQVREPCLSSTGDSSPDADAAVSCSGHPWAVEEPKVENGMGLCKVCGSRSSRVLLLPCRHLCACELCEAFLNACPSCGSVKEDSFEVFLV, via the exons atggaaggtggcTTGTTGCCCTCCGATCTCTATCAGCCATACCAGCAGCAACGGCAGCAGATGATGATGGGtctgttttcttctccttcaccACCGGCGACGGTTGCTCCGCCTTCCAATTCCCCGGCCAGTTTCCCTCTTTTCATGGATCAATCCTTGACTAACCTGTTGGAGAAACAGAGGAACGAGACGGATCAGTACCTTCGCCTCCAG AGCAACCTGCTGAGAGCCGCGCTCCACCAGCAGAGGAAGCAGCACATGGCCTCGCTTCTCCGGAGTCTCGAGTCGAAGTCTTCCATCCTTCTGAGCCAGAAAGAAGGCGAATTGGTGAAGGCCCGGAAGCGTATAATGGAGGTGGAAGCATGCCTAAGGAGagcggaggaggagagggagacgtGGCAGAGGATCGCCAGGGAGAACGAGGCCATGGCCGTGTCTCTGAACCGCATCCTGGAGCAAGTTCGCGAGCCCTGCCTCTCCTCCACCGGCGACTCCTCGCCGGATGCTGACGCCGCCGTGTCGTGCTCCGGCCACCCATGGGCGGTGGAGGAACCGAAGGTGGAGAACGGGATGGGTCTGTGCAAGGTCTGCGGGTCTCGATCTTCTCGCGTGCTGCTTCTCCCCTGCAGGCATCTTTGCGCGTGCGAGCTCTGCGAGGCCTTCCTGAACGCCTGCCCCTCCTGTGGATCCGTAAAGGAAGACAGCTTTGAGGTCTTCTTAGTCTAa
- the LOC103719593 gene encoding heavy metal-associated isoprenylated plant protein 26-like, whose product MGILDHVSELCSIPKYNRKPKKRQQFQTVEMKMRIDCEGCERKAKKALKGMKGISTVEIEPKLNKVTVTGYVDAKKVIQRLRWKTGKLVEPWPYVPYDVVAHPYAPGAYDKKAPPGYVRDVLDDPKLAPLARASSMEERYSNAFSDENPSSCTIM is encoded by the exons ATGGGTATTTTAGACCATGTTTCGGAACTCTGCTCGATCCCCAAATACAACCGAAAGCCCAAGAAAAGGCAGCAGTTTCAG ACggtggagatgaagatgagaaTAGACTGCGAAGGGTGCGAGAGGAAGGCGAAGAAAGCTCTGAAAGGAATGAAAG GGATTAGCACCGTGGAGATAGAGCCGAAGCTGAACAAGGTGACGGTGACGGGGTACGTGGACGCGAAGAAGGTGATACAGAGGTTGAGGTGGAAGACGGGGAAGCTGGTGGAGCCGTGGCCGTACGTGCCATACGACGTGGTGGCCCACCCGTATGCCCCCGGAGCGTACGACAAGAAGGCGCCTCCCGGGTACGTGCGCGACGTACTGGACGACCCCAAGCTCGCCCCACTCGCACGTGCCAGCTCCATGGAGGAGCGCTACTCCAACGCCTTCAGCGATGAGAACCCCAGCTCCTGTACCATCATGTGA